From Astyanax mexicanus isolate ESR-SI-001 chromosome 11, AstMex3_surface, whole genome shotgun sequence, the proteins below share one genomic window:
- the ddx3xa gene encoding DEAD-box helicase 3 X-linked a isoform X2 gives MSHVVVDSSHGLDQQLCVLDLNSADVQGGGTGKRYIPPHLRNKDIAKNGNAYSAGRQSGYSMPPVLSFSPKQYPQSWHPERTPRNNYQPGWDDFRTGYPRYPSQELSFYHTYSGGWPERCDSPGWDAARSNGFVNGYHDTRMNGGANFGRGPPRNDRGGRGSFRGNRGSATFTQPIHNTTFVGFENKDVGWNAAINRDAYSSFGARSDRGKPAFFNDRGTGSRGRYERGGFGGGAGMVNTRWVEESRDEEDWSKPTPPNERVEHELFSASNTGINFEKYDDIPVEATGNNCPGPIENFHDVDMGEIIMGNITLSRYTRPTPVQKHAIPIIKAKRDLMACAQTGSGKTAAFLLPVLSQIYTDGPGEALQASKASGQENGKYGRRKQYPISLVLAPTRELALQIYDEARKFAYRSRVRPCVVYGGADIGQQIRDLERGCHLLVATPGRLVDMMERGKIGLDYCNYLVLDEADRMLDMGFEPQIRRIVEQDTMPPKGARQTMMFSATFPKEIQILARDFLEEYIFLAVGRVGSTSENITQKVVWVEESDKRSFLLDLLNATGKDSLTLVFVETKKGADALEDFLYREGYACTSIHGDRSQRDREEALHQFRSGRCPIMVATAVAARGLDISNVKHVINFDLPSDIEEYVHRIGRTGRVGNLGLATSFYNDKNSNITKDLLDILVEAKQEVPSWLESLAFEHQHKNSNRGRSKRFSGGFGARDYRQMSGGGNAFGNRGARNPGGHGGNRGFGGNKGGFGNFVSDGYGGSYGNYGGNYTQVDWWGN, from the exons ATGAGTCATGTGGTCGTCGACAGCTCACACGGTCTAGATCAGCAG CTTTGTGTTCTAGACTTGAACTCTGCTGACGTGCAGGGTGGAGGCACCGGCA agcgtTACATTCCTCCTCACTTGAGAAACAAAGATATTGCTAAAAATG GAAATGCTTATTCCGCTGGTAGACAGAGCGGTTATTCAATGCCACCAGTTCTGAGCT TTTCTCCTAAGCAGTATCCTCAAAGTTGGCATCCTGAAAGAACCCCCAGAAATAATTATCAGCCTGGATGGGATGACTTTAGGACTG GTTACCCAAGATACCCTTCCCAGGAGCTTTCCTTCTATCACACCTACAGTGGTGGCTGGCCAGAGAGATGTG ACTCTCCTGGCTGGGATGCTGCACGTAGCAATGGCTTTGTTAATGGATACCATGACACTCGCATGAATGGAGGTGCAAACTTTGGACGTGGTCCTCCTCGCAATGACCGAGGTGGCCGTGGAAGCTTCAGAGGCAACAGAGGCAGTGCGACCTTCACCCAGCCTATACACAACACAA CCTTCGTAGGCTTTGAGAACAAAGATGTGGGATGGAATGCAGCTATAAACAGAGATGCTTACTCCAGCTTTGGAGCACGTTCTGACAGAGGAAAGCCTGCCTTCTTTAATGACCGGGGTACAGGATCACGAGGAAG GTATGAGCGTGGGGGTTTCGGTGGTGGTGCAGGAATGGTAAACACTCGGTGGGTAGAAGAGTCCAGGGATGAGGAGGACTGGTCAAAGCCTACCCCACCCAATGAGCGTGTGGAACA TGAGCTGTTTTCTGCAAGCAACACGGGAATTAACTTTGAGAAGTATGATGACATTCCTGTGGAGGCCACCGGAAACAATTGTCCTGGCCCTATTGAGAAT TTCCATGATGTTGACATGGGGGAGATCATCATGGGCAACATAACTCTGAGCCGCTACACTCGTCCCACTCCCGTGCAGAAGCATGCCATTCCCATAATCAAGGCCAAGAGGGACCTTATGGCCTGTGCTCAAACAG GCTCTGGGAAGACTGCAGCGTTCCTGCTCCCAGTGCTGAGTCAGATCTACACTGATGGACCTGGAGAAGCCCTGCAGGCTTCTAAAGCTAGTGGTCAG GAGAACGGAAAATACGGCCGCCGCAAGCAGTATCCCATCTCTTTGGTCTTGGCTCCAACCAGAGAACTTGCTCTACAGATTTATGATGAAGCCCGGAAG TTTGCATACCGCTCTAGAGTCCGCCCGTGTGTGGTGTACGGTGGGGCTGACATTGGCCAGCAGATCCGTGACCTAGAGAGAGGCTGTCATCTGCTGGTGGCCACACCTGGACGTCTGGTAGACATGATGGAGCGTGGCAAGATTGGCCTGGACTACTGCAA TTACCTGGTTCTGGATGAGGCTGACAGAATGCTGGACATGGGCTTCGAGCCACAGATCAGACGTATAGTGGAGCAGGACACCATGCCTCCCAAAGGCGCACGTCAGACTATGATGTTCAGCGCTACATTTCCCAAGGAAATCCAG ATATTGGCACGTGACTTCCTTGAGGAGTACATTTTCCTGGCCGTGGGCCGCGTGGGATCCACTTCAGAGAACATCACCCAGAAAGTGGTCTGGGTGGAGGAGAGCGACAAGCGCTCGTTTTTGCTGGACCTGCTTAATGCCACAG GCAAGGATTCTCTTACACTGGTGTTCGTGGAGACTAAGAAAGGTGCAGATGCTCTCGAGGACTTTCTTTATCGCGAGGGCTATGCCTGCACCAGTATCCATGGCGACCGTTCTCAGAGGGATCGTGAGGAAGCGCTTCACCAGTTCCGCTCTGGGCGTTGCCCTATTATGGTCGCCACAGCT GTGGCAGCCCGTGGGCTTGATATCAGCAATGTGAAGCATGTCATCAACTTTGACTTGCCCAGTGACATTGAAGAATACGTCCATCGTATTGGGCGTACTGGGCGTGTGGGAAACCTTG GTTTGGCCACTTCTTTCTACAATGATAAGAACAGCAACATCACCAAAGACCTGCTGGACATTTTGGTGGAGGCCAAACAGGAGGTTCCTTCCTGGCTGGAGAGTTTGGCTTTTGAGCACCAGCACAAGAACAGCAACCGTGGACGCTCCAAGAG GTTCTCTGGAGGTTTTGGGGCCAGAGATTATCGTCAGATGTCTGGGGGCGGCAATGCCTTTGGCAACCGTGGTGCTCGCAACCCAGGAGGCCATGGAGGAAACCGAGGTTTTGGAGGGAATAAGG GTGGCTTTGGGAATTTTGTGAGCGATGGCTACGGTGGAAGTTACGGCAACTACGGAGGGAACTACACCCAAGTGGACTGGTGGGGCAACTAA
- the ddx3xa gene encoding DEAD-box helicase 3 X-linked a isoform X1 codes for MSHVVVDSSHGLDQQLCVLDLNSADVQGGGTGKRYIPPHLRNKDIAKNAGNAYSAGRQSGYSMPPVLSFSPKQYPQSWHPERTPRNNYQPGWDDFRTGYPRYPSQELSFYHTYSGGWPERCDSPGWDAARSNGFVNGYHDTRMNGGANFGRGPPRNDRGGRGSFRGNRGSATFTQPIHNTTFVGFENKDVGWNAAINRDAYSSFGARSDRGKPAFFNDRGTGSRGRYERGGFGGGAGMVNTRWVEESRDEEDWSKPTPPNERVEHELFSASNTGINFEKYDDIPVEATGNNCPGPIENFHDVDMGEIIMGNITLSRYTRPTPVQKHAIPIIKAKRDLMACAQTGSGKTAAFLLPVLSQIYTDGPGEALQASKASGQENGKYGRRKQYPISLVLAPTRELALQIYDEARKFAYRSRVRPCVVYGGADIGQQIRDLERGCHLLVATPGRLVDMMERGKIGLDYCNYLVLDEADRMLDMGFEPQIRRIVEQDTMPPKGARQTMMFSATFPKEIQILARDFLEEYIFLAVGRVGSTSENITQKVVWVEESDKRSFLLDLLNATGKDSLTLVFVETKKGADALEDFLYREGYACTSIHGDRSQRDREEALHQFRSGRCPIMVATAVAARGLDISNVKHVINFDLPSDIEEYVHRIGRTGRVGNLGLATSFYNDKNSNITKDLLDILVEAKQEVPSWLESLAFEHQHKNSNRGRSKRFSGGFGARDYRQMSGGGNAFGNRGARNPGGHGGNRGFGGNKGGFGNFVSDGYGGSYGNYGGNYTQVDWWGN; via the exons ATGAGTCATGTGGTCGTCGACAGCTCACACGGTCTAGATCAGCAG CTTTGTGTTCTAGACTTGAACTCTGCTGACGTGCAGGGTGGAGGCACCGGCA agcgtTACATTCCTCCTCACTTGAGAAACAAAGATATTGCTAAAAATG CAGGAAATGCTTATTCCGCTGGTAGACAGAGCGGTTATTCAATGCCACCAGTTCTGAGCT TTTCTCCTAAGCAGTATCCTCAAAGTTGGCATCCTGAAAGAACCCCCAGAAATAATTATCAGCCTGGATGGGATGACTTTAGGACTG GTTACCCAAGATACCCTTCCCAGGAGCTTTCCTTCTATCACACCTACAGTGGTGGCTGGCCAGAGAGATGTG ACTCTCCTGGCTGGGATGCTGCACGTAGCAATGGCTTTGTTAATGGATACCATGACACTCGCATGAATGGAGGTGCAAACTTTGGACGTGGTCCTCCTCGCAATGACCGAGGTGGCCGTGGAAGCTTCAGAGGCAACAGAGGCAGTGCGACCTTCACCCAGCCTATACACAACACAA CCTTCGTAGGCTTTGAGAACAAAGATGTGGGATGGAATGCAGCTATAAACAGAGATGCTTACTCCAGCTTTGGAGCACGTTCTGACAGAGGAAAGCCTGCCTTCTTTAATGACCGGGGTACAGGATCACGAGGAAG GTATGAGCGTGGGGGTTTCGGTGGTGGTGCAGGAATGGTAAACACTCGGTGGGTAGAAGAGTCCAGGGATGAGGAGGACTGGTCAAAGCCTACCCCACCCAATGAGCGTGTGGAACA TGAGCTGTTTTCTGCAAGCAACACGGGAATTAACTTTGAGAAGTATGATGACATTCCTGTGGAGGCCACCGGAAACAATTGTCCTGGCCCTATTGAGAAT TTCCATGATGTTGACATGGGGGAGATCATCATGGGCAACATAACTCTGAGCCGCTACACTCGTCCCACTCCCGTGCAGAAGCATGCCATTCCCATAATCAAGGCCAAGAGGGACCTTATGGCCTGTGCTCAAACAG GCTCTGGGAAGACTGCAGCGTTCCTGCTCCCAGTGCTGAGTCAGATCTACACTGATGGACCTGGAGAAGCCCTGCAGGCTTCTAAAGCTAGTGGTCAG GAGAACGGAAAATACGGCCGCCGCAAGCAGTATCCCATCTCTTTGGTCTTGGCTCCAACCAGAGAACTTGCTCTACAGATTTATGATGAAGCCCGGAAG TTTGCATACCGCTCTAGAGTCCGCCCGTGTGTGGTGTACGGTGGGGCTGACATTGGCCAGCAGATCCGTGACCTAGAGAGAGGCTGTCATCTGCTGGTGGCCACACCTGGACGTCTGGTAGACATGATGGAGCGTGGCAAGATTGGCCTGGACTACTGCAA TTACCTGGTTCTGGATGAGGCTGACAGAATGCTGGACATGGGCTTCGAGCCACAGATCAGACGTATAGTGGAGCAGGACACCATGCCTCCCAAAGGCGCACGTCAGACTATGATGTTCAGCGCTACATTTCCCAAGGAAATCCAG ATATTGGCACGTGACTTCCTTGAGGAGTACATTTTCCTGGCCGTGGGCCGCGTGGGATCCACTTCAGAGAACATCACCCAGAAAGTGGTCTGGGTGGAGGAGAGCGACAAGCGCTCGTTTTTGCTGGACCTGCTTAATGCCACAG GCAAGGATTCTCTTACACTGGTGTTCGTGGAGACTAAGAAAGGTGCAGATGCTCTCGAGGACTTTCTTTATCGCGAGGGCTATGCCTGCACCAGTATCCATGGCGACCGTTCTCAGAGGGATCGTGAGGAAGCGCTTCACCAGTTCCGCTCTGGGCGTTGCCCTATTATGGTCGCCACAGCT GTGGCAGCCCGTGGGCTTGATATCAGCAATGTGAAGCATGTCATCAACTTTGACTTGCCCAGTGACATTGAAGAATACGTCCATCGTATTGGGCGTACTGGGCGTGTGGGAAACCTTG GTTTGGCCACTTCTTTCTACAATGATAAGAACAGCAACATCACCAAAGACCTGCTGGACATTTTGGTGGAGGCCAAACAGGAGGTTCCTTCCTGGCTGGAGAGTTTGGCTTTTGAGCACCAGCACAAGAACAGCAACCGTGGACGCTCCAAGAG GTTCTCTGGAGGTTTTGGGGCCAGAGATTATCGTCAGATGTCTGGGGGCGGCAATGCCTTTGGCAACCGTGGTGCTCGCAACCCAGGAGGCCATGGAGGAAACCGAGGTTTTGGAGGGAATAAGG GTGGCTTTGGGAATTTTGTGAGCGATGGCTACGGTGGAAGTTACGGCAACTACGGAGGGAACTACACCCAAGTGGACTGGTGGGGCAACTAA
- the ddx3xa gene encoding DEAD-box helicase 3 X-linked a isoform X4, with protein MSHVVVDSSHGLDQQLCVLDLNSADVQGGGTGKRYIPPHLRNKDIAKNGNAYSAGRQSGYSMPPVLSCYPRYPSQELSFYHTYSGGWPERCDSPGWDAARSNGFVNGYHDTRMNGGANFGRGPPRNDRGGRGSFRGNRGSATFTQPIHNTTFVGFENKDVGWNAAINRDAYSSFGARSDRGKPAFFNDRGTGSRGRYERGGFGGGAGMVNTRWVEESRDEEDWSKPTPPNERVEHELFSASNTGINFEKYDDIPVEATGNNCPGPIENFHDVDMGEIIMGNITLSRYTRPTPVQKHAIPIIKAKRDLMACAQTGSGKTAAFLLPVLSQIYTDGPGEALQASKASGQENGKYGRRKQYPISLVLAPTRELALQIYDEARKFAYRSRVRPCVVYGGADIGQQIRDLERGCHLLVATPGRLVDMMERGKIGLDYCNYLVLDEADRMLDMGFEPQIRRIVEQDTMPPKGARQTMMFSATFPKEIQILARDFLEEYIFLAVGRVGSTSENITQKVVWVEESDKRSFLLDLLNATGKDSLTLVFVETKKGADALEDFLYREGYACTSIHGDRSQRDREEALHQFRSGRCPIMVATAVAARGLDISNVKHVINFDLPSDIEEYVHRIGRTGRVGNLGLATSFYNDKNSNITKDLLDILVEAKQEVPSWLESLAFEHQHKNSNRGRSKRFSGGFGARDYRQMSGGGNAFGNRGARNPGGHGGNRGFGGNKGGFGNFVSDGYGGSYGNYGGNYTQVDWWGN; from the exons ATGAGTCATGTGGTCGTCGACAGCTCACACGGTCTAGATCAGCAG CTTTGTGTTCTAGACTTGAACTCTGCTGACGTGCAGGGTGGAGGCACCGGCA agcgtTACATTCCTCCTCACTTGAGAAACAAAGATATTGCTAAAAATG GAAATGCTTATTCCGCTGGTAGACAGAGCGGTTATTCAATGCCACCAGTTCTGAGCT GTTACCCAAGATACCCTTCCCAGGAGCTTTCCTTCTATCACACCTACAGTGGTGGCTGGCCAGAGAGATGTG ACTCTCCTGGCTGGGATGCTGCACGTAGCAATGGCTTTGTTAATGGATACCATGACACTCGCATGAATGGAGGTGCAAACTTTGGACGTGGTCCTCCTCGCAATGACCGAGGTGGCCGTGGAAGCTTCAGAGGCAACAGAGGCAGTGCGACCTTCACCCAGCCTATACACAACACAA CCTTCGTAGGCTTTGAGAACAAAGATGTGGGATGGAATGCAGCTATAAACAGAGATGCTTACTCCAGCTTTGGAGCACGTTCTGACAGAGGAAAGCCTGCCTTCTTTAATGACCGGGGTACAGGATCACGAGGAAG GTATGAGCGTGGGGGTTTCGGTGGTGGTGCAGGAATGGTAAACACTCGGTGGGTAGAAGAGTCCAGGGATGAGGAGGACTGGTCAAAGCCTACCCCACCCAATGAGCGTGTGGAACA TGAGCTGTTTTCTGCAAGCAACACGGGAATTAACTTTGAGAAGTATGATGACATTCCTGTGGAGGCCACCGGAAACAATTGTCCTGGCCCTATTGAGAAT TTCCATGATGTTGACATGGGGGAGATCATCATGGGCAACATAACTCTGAGCCGCTACACTCGTCCCACTCCCGTGCAGAAGCATGCCATTCCCATAATCAAGGCCAAGAGGGACCTTATGGCCTGTGCTCAAACAG GCTCTGGGAAGACTGCAGCGTTCCTGCTCCCAGTGCTGAGTCAGATCTACACTGATGGACCTGGAGAAGCCCTGCAGGCTTCTAAAGCTAGTGGTCAG GAGAACGGAAAATACGGCCGCCGCAAGCAGTATCCCATCTCTTTGGTCTTGGCTCCAACCAGAGAACTTGCTCTACAGATTTATGATGAAGCCCGGAAG TTTGCATACCGCTCTAGAGTCCGCCCGTGTGTGGTGTACGGTGGGGCTGACATTGGCCAGCAGATCCGTGACCTAGAGAGAGGCTGTCATCTGCTGGTGGCCACACCTGGACGTCTGGTAGACATGATGGAGCGTGGCAAGATTGGCCTGGACTACTGCAA TTACCTGGTTCTGGATGAGGCTGACAGAATGCTGGACATGGGCTTCGAGCCACAGATCAGACGTATAGTGGAGCAGGACACCATGCCTCCCAAAGGCGCACGTCAGACTATGATGTTCAGCGCTACATTTCCCAAGGAAATCCAG ATATTGGCACGTGACTTCCTTGAGGAGTACATTTTCCTGGCCGTGGGCCGCGTGGGATCCACTTCAGAGAACATCACCCAGAAAGTGGTCTGGGTGGAGGAGAGCGACAAGCGCTCGTTTTTGCTGGACCTGCTTAATGCCACAG GCAAGGATTCTCTTACACTGGTGTTCGTGGAGACTAAGAAAGGTGCAGATGCTCTCGAGGACTTTCTTTATCGCGAGGGCTATGCCTGCACCAGTATCCATGGCGACCGTTCTCAGAGGGATCGTGAGGAAGCGCTTCACCAGTTCCGCTCTGGGCGTTGCCCTATTATGGTCGCCACAGCT GTGGCAGCCCGTGGGCTTGATATCAGCAATGTGAAGCATGTCATCAACTTTGACTTGCCCAGTGACATTGAAGAATACGTCCATCGTATTGGGCGTACTGGGCGTGTGGGAAACCTTG GTTTGGCCACTTCTTTCTACAATGATAAGAACAGCAACATCACCAAAGACCTGCTGGACATTTTGGTGGAGGCCAAACAGGAGGTTCCTTCCTGGCTGGAGAGTTTGGCTTTTGAGCACCAGCACAAGAACAGCAACCGTGGACGCTCCAAGAG GTTCTCTGGAGGTTTTGGGGCCAGAGATTATCGTCAGATGTCTGGGGGCGGCAATGCCTTTGGCAACCGTGGTGCTCGCAACCCAGGAGGCCATGGAGGAAACCGAGGTTTTGGAGGGAATAAGG GTGGCTTTGGGAATTTTGTGAGCGATGGCTACGGTGGAAGTTACGGCAACTACGGAGGGAACTACACCCAAGTGGACTGGTGGGGCAACTAA